In the genome of Ammospiza nelsoni isolate bAmmNel1 chromosome 7, bAmmNel1.pri, whole genome shotgun sequence, one region contains:
- the TMEM177 gene encoding transmembrane protein 177, producing MAVRFLWKASVWFKKHKIAVLAVSCTGLLGTNLSYHVFPEQTFRLLHECWSEGQPAELSEELCGVFQDVLQDTAVKSTGSYRAFAASSFHPMSAGIPWLPEGCLVGIPPNFDSTAEDKKGIVNHVVVINGKEVDWESSEGVALKEALTFSLKAQKFAIAREVVYLQSGSPLASAVVAPTCLAGTVVCGSALKLLLGLSRGPVILRGLCNLVTAMGGLLCYYVSSDAITHHLDCRADSKAARLSKDYASGGLEFYDKILSRNRIFRGLMGKEGMKMYAPSGNLFPRHWFRLKYTPYTYRRTLILNVLRELQASDGSA from the coding sequence ATGGCAGTGCGGTTCCTGTGGAAGGCATCAGTGTGGTTCAAGAAGCACAAGATCGCTGTGTTGGCCGTTTCTTGCACGGGACTGCTTGGCACTAACCTTTCCTATCACGTGTTTCCTGAGCAGACATTCAGACTGCTGCACGAGTGCTGGTCCGAGGGGCAGCCAGCTGAGCTCtcagaggagctctgtggtgtGTTTCAGGATGTCCTTCAAGATACTGCTGTGAAGTCCACTGGCTCCTACAGAGCCTTTGCAGCTTCTAGCTTCCACCCTATGAGCGCTGGCATTCCCTGGCTGCCCGAAGGCTGTTTGGTGGGCATCCCGCCTAACTTTGATAGCACAGCTGAGGATAAAAAAGGAATAGTCAACCATGTTGTTGTAATAAATGGCAAGGAGGTAGACTGGGAGAGCAGTGAAGGTGTGGCTTTGAAGGAAGCTCTCACATTTTCCCTTAAAGCTCAGAAGTTTGCCATTGCCAGAGAAGTTGTGTACTTGCAGAGTGGCAGCCCTTTAGCAAGTGCAGTTGTGGCTCCCACTTGTTTGGCTGGGACTGTTGTCTGTGGGAGTGCTctaaagctgctgctggggttaTCCCGTGGCCCTGTGATCCTCCGGGGCCTCTGTAACCTTGTCACTGCCATGGGAGGACTGCTCTGCTACTATGTCTCTTCTGATGCCATCACCCATCACCTGGACTGCAGGGCCGACTCCAAGGCAGCCCGGCTTTCCAAGGACTATGCCAGTGGTGGCCTTGAGTTTTATGATAAAATCTTGTCCCGCAACAGGATTTTTCGTGGTCTGATGGGCAAAGAAGGGATGAAAATGTATGCCCCGAGTGGTAACCTTTTCCCAAGGCACTGGTTCAGATTAAAGTATACCCCATACACTTACCGGAGAACTTTGATTCTTAATGTTTTAAGAGAGCTCCAGGCATCTGATGGGAGTGCATGA